The window AATATTTTGAGATTAATGGGGGGGAAATTACCCTCTCTTCTTTTCTTTCTTTTTTAAGCTCCCGCAGATGCCCTTGCACCGAGCAATTTATATTCCTTGGAATACATAATCTAAGTGCAACTAGTCACATAATTGCTTTTTAAAGGAGGGTTGGTTTGAATGGCAGTTTCCCCGATTGACACGCGCTACAAAACAGAGATGAATGCCATTTTCGAGGACAAGGCAAAGCTTGATTATTGGATGCAGGTGGAGGTTGCACTGGCGCATGCGCACGCCAAGCTTGGGAACATACCAAAAAACGCCCCCGAGGAAATTGAGAAGGCTTCAAAAAAAGTCATACTTTCGCGGGTGGAGCAGATTGAGGCAGAAATTCACCATGACCTAATGGCAATGGTCAAGGCCCTCTCCGAAAAGTGCACTGGTGGCTGCGGCGCATTTGTTCATTTTGGCGCCACGTCTTATGACATAGAGGATACGGCAACAGCTATGATGTTCCGCGATGCCATAGGAATCGTTGAGAAGCGGGTTGAAGGGCTTGTCGGGATTACAAAAAAACTGGCACTTGAGAACGCGCAGAAGGTTTGCATAGCCCGCACGCACGGGCAGCATGCTGTTCCCACAACCTACGGGCTGAAGTTCGCCCTTTACAACACCGAGCTAAAGCGCCATCTTGAGCGGCTCAAGGCCGTGAAAAAAAACATCATGTACGGGAAGATGAGCGGGGCGGCAGGCACGATGGCGACATTTGGAAGCCAGGGAATGGAGATACAAAAGCTTGTTATGGACAGGCTCGGGCTGCAGCCTGCCCTAGTTACAAACCAAGTCATTCAGCGCGACAGGCATGCTGCGGTAATGTTCGTGCTTGCATTGGTTGCGGCGACTTATGAGAAGATGGCAAAGGAAATAAGGAACCTGCAGAGAACCGAGATAATGGAGATATCTGAGCCGTTTTCTGCAAAGCAGGTTGGCTCTTCGACAATGCCGCAAAAGAGGAACCCGCACAAATCGGAGAGGATTTGCTCTCTTGCAAGGGTTGTCAGGGCCAATGTGCAAGTTGCGCTTGAAAACATAGCCCTTGAGCATGAGCGCGATTTGACTAACTCGGCAAATGAAAGGTACATATTTTCTGGAAGCTTCATTACAACAGACTACATGGGAGAACAGCTTGGAAAGATACTCGAAGGCCTTGTTTTTTATGATGCCAACATTGAGAGGAACCTTGAGATGAGCAGGGGGCTTGTCATGGCCGAGAGGACCATGATAGAGCTTACCGGCGCGGGGCTGGGGCGCCAGGAGGCGCATGAGCTTGTGCGCACATGCGCCCAGGAGGCATTCAGGGACGCAGTTCACCTCAAGCATGTGCTTGGAAAAAGCCAGCAGGTGAAAAAATATCTTGACAAAAAAAAGTTGGATGAGATTTTTGACCCCA is drawn from Candidatus Parvarchaeota archaeon and contains these coding sequences:
- a CDS encoding adenylosuccinate lyase gives rise to the protein MAVSPIDTRYKTEMNAIFEDKAKLDYWMQVEVALAHAHAKLGNIPKNAPEEIEKASKKVILSRVEQIEAEIHHDLMAMVKALSEKCTGGCGAFVHFGATSYDIEDTATAMMFRDAIGIVEKRVEGLVGITKKLALENAQKVCIARTHGQHAVPTTYGLKFALYNTELKRHLERLKAVKKNIMYGKMSGAAGTMATFGSQGMEIQKLVMDRLGLQPALVTNQVIQRDRHAAVMFVLALVAATYEKMAKEIRNLQRTEIMEISEPFSAKQVGSSTMPQKRNPHKSERICSLARVVRANVQVALENIALEHERDLTNSANERYIFSGSFITTDYMGEQLGKILEGLVFYDANIERNLEMSRGLVMAERTMIELTGAGLGRQEAHELVRTCAQEAFRDAVHLKHVLGKSQQVKKYLDKKKLDEIFDPKTYIGLAPQIARKAVEG